Proteins encoded in a region of the Streptomyces sp. NBC_01471 genome:
- a CDS encoding alpha/beta hydrolase, translating to MTSYARRGLFRALSATAVAAALTATAVPAAHAGAVPAAAAAPVPSLAWRDCARPGGPADQECAELPVPLDYRRPDGPQLTLAVSRLRSDRPAARRGTLIVIPGGPGSSGVQRLTQKGAALRGQLDGAYDIVSLDPRGVGGSTRAGCGLDAADRHLVTLRSWPAADGGIAANTARSRRTAEACARNGGAVLRSLTTANEVRDIDRFRQALGEEKLSAWGVSYGTYVSAQYAQKYPQHTDRWVLDSSGDPDPSRVGRGWLANAAVGVEDRMPDFAAWAADPARADAGLRLAQRPAEVRPLFLALAAKLDREPKETTTPGAPLTGTLLRQALQTALYGEDAFPQLARLIEAAQDPAATPVLTPDLAQAMTDEDAAVSIGVICNDVRWPGPISSYGPAVAADRAAHPLTAGMPVNVTPCAFWKDAPAGQPARITDRGPSDILMIQNRRDPATPYSGALKMRAALGGRARLVTVDSGGHGSYLGTGNDCGDRTVTRFFTTGQRPEHDTECAG from the coding sequence ATGACCAGTTACGCCCGCAGGGGCCTCTTCCGCGCACTGTCCGCGACAGCCGTCGCCGCCGCTCTCACCGCCACCGCCGTACCGGCCGCACACGCCGGGGCGGTGCCCGCAGCCGCAGCCGCACCGGTCCCCTCGCTCGCCTGGCGGGACTGCGCCCGGCCCGGTGGCCCCGCCGACCAGGAGTGCGCCGAGCTGCCCGTACCGCTCGACTACCGCCGTCCGGACGGGCCGCAGCTCACGCTCGCCGTGTCCCGGCTGCGCAGTGACCGGCCGGCCGCGCGGCGCGGGACGCTCATCGTGATCCCCGGGGGGCCCGGCTCGTCCGGGGTACAGCGGCTGACGCAGAAGGGGGCGGCGCTGCGCGGGCAGTTGGACGGCGCGTACGACATCGTCAGCCTCGATCCCCGTGGCGTGGGCGGCAGTACGCGGGCGGGCTGCGGGCTCGACGCGGCCGACCGGCATCTGGTGACGCTCCGGTCCTGGCCCGCCGCGGACGGCGGGATCGCGGCGAACACCGCGAGATCCCGGCGGACCGCGGAGGCGTGCGCCCGCAACGGCGGCGCGGTCCTGCGCAGCCTCACCACGGCCAACGAGGTGCGCGACATCGACCGCTTCCGGCAGGCGCTGGGCGAGGAGAAGCTGTCGGCGTGGGGGGTGTCGTACGGGACGTACGTCAGTGCCCAGTACGCGCAGAAGTACCCGCAGCACACCGACCGCTGGGTCCTGGACAGCAGTGGCGACCCCGACCCGTCGCGGGTCGGGCGCGGCTGGCTGGCGAACGCGGCGGTCGGCGTGGAGGACCGGATGCCCGACTTCGCGGCCTGGGCCGCCGATCCGGCCAGGGCGGACGCGGGGCTGCGGCTGGCCCAACGGCCCGCCGAGGTGCGGCCGTTGTTCCTCGCCCTGGCCGCGAAGCTGGACCGGGAGCCGAAGGAGACGACCACCCCGGGCGCCCCGCTGACCGGCACGCTGCTCCGGCAGGCGCTCCAGACCGCGCTGTACGGGGAAGACGCGTTCCCGCAGCTGGCCCGGCTGATCGAGGCCGCGCAGGACCCGGCCGCGACACCTGTCCTAACCCCCGATCTGGCGCAGGCCATGACCGACGAGGACGCGGCGGTCTCGATCGGGGTGATCTGCAACGACGTGCGCTGGCCGGGTCCCATCTCCTCGTACGGGCCCGCGGTGGCGGCCGACCGGGCCGCCCACCCCCTCACGGCGGGGATGCCGGTGAACGTCACGCCCTGCGCCTTCTGGAAGGACGCGCCGGCCGGGCAGCCCGCCCGGATCACCGACCGGGGCCCGTCCGACATCCTGATGATCCAGAACCGCCGGGACCCCGCCACCCCGTACTCCGGCGCCCTGAAGATGCGCGCCGCGCTCGGCGGCCGGGCCCGCCTGGTGACGGTCGACAGCGGCGGGCACGGCTCCTATCTGGGCACCGGGAACGACTGCGGTGACCGCACCGTGACGCGGTTCTTCACCACGGGGCAGCGGCCGGAGCACGACACGGAGTGCGCGGGCTGA
- a CDS encoding LysR family transcriptional regulator, producing MEHRSYGSGRPAPVLPPSAAPGALPMEAALLSAPLLGMCPDLVRFVTVAGLEHLSAAASELGTPQSTVSRSVARLEAAVGTPLFDREGRGLRLTRQGRAFLARVQRGLEEIATGCEELRLATDMPGTVALGFLPALGSAPVPLLVSWFRDRHPQVRFQLVQDNAQGLLDRLRAGEVDLCLTSPLPDEPGITTLPVAAEPLSLVVPAGHRLARRGRVRLAEAEHEDFVMAASGYGLRRLVNSLCTAAGFPPRVAFEGAEIATIRGFVAAGLGVAVLPPSPVRVPGLVDLPLDDPGASRTVGLTRVTGRTRTPVVSDFIDLVLSRAQECFGGPAPGQGAVG from the coding sequence ATGGAACACCGATCGTACGGTTCCGGCCGCCCCGCACCCGTACTTCCCCCATCGGCAGCGCCCGGCGCGCTGCCGATGGAGGCCGCGCTCCTGTCGGCGCCGCTGCTGGGGATGTGCCCGGACCTCGTGCGGTTCGTGACGGTGGCCGGTCTGGAGCATCTCTCCGCCGCGGCGAGCGAGCTGGGCACCCCGCAGTCGACGGTCAGCCGCAGTGTCGCCCGGCTGGAGGCGGCCGTCGGTACCCCGCTCTTCGACCGGGAGGGCCGGGGGCTGCGGCTGACCCGGCAGGGTCGCGCCTTCCTGGCCCGGGTGCAGCGGGGCCTGGAGGAGATCGCGACGGGCTGCGAGGAACTGCGGCTGGCCACCGACATGCCGGGCACCGTCGCCCTGGGCTTCCTGCCCGCGCTCGGCTCGGCCCCGGTGCCGCTGCTGGTCAGCTGGTTCCGGGACCGGCACCCGCAGGTCCGCTTCCAGCTGGTCCAGGACAACGCGCAGGGTCTGCTCGACCGGCTGCGCGCGGGCGAGGTCGATCTCTGCCTGACCTCGCCGCTGCCCGACGAACCGGGCATCACCACCCTGCCCGTCGCCGCCGAGCCGCTGAGCCTGGTCGTCCCGGCCGGCCACCGGCTGGCCCGGCGGGGCCGGGTCCGGCTGGCCGAAGCGGAGCACGAGGACTTCGTGATGGCCGCCTCCGGCTACGGCCTGCGCCGTCTGGTCAACAGCCTCTGCACCGCCGCCGGTTTCCCGCCGCGCGTCGCGTTCGAGGGTGCCGAGATCGCCACCATCCGGGGCTTCGTCGCGGCGGGCCTCGGAGTCGCGGTGCTGCCCCCGTCACCGGTCCGGGTCCCCGGTCTCGTGGACCTGCCGCTCGACGACCCGGGCGCCTCCCGCACGGTCGGCCTGACCCGGGTGACGGGCCGTACCCGCACCCCCGTCGTCAGCGACTTCATCGACCTGGTGCTGAGCCGGGCCCAGGAGTGCTTCGGCGGCCCGGCGCCGGGCCAGGGGGCTGTCGGGTGA
- a CDS encoding MFS transporter, translated as MTDPHISPAAHTRGTPGFRRATGALFAAGMTTFMTLYCVQALLPALSTHFDLSPAASSLTISVSTAAMAVAVVPLTALSDAWSRTGMMSLALGAAALLGIAAAFAPNYPTLLVFRVLQGLALAGLQATAMSYLAEEVHRESLGQAMGLYVAGNGIGGMAGRLVADGVLDLTGSWRWAIGAVGAVAAVAAGVFHLTVPASVRFVRREARPRALASAIGRALPDGALLRLYLIGFVAMAAFVTVYNYLGFRLIEAPFNLSQTTAGLLFIAYTAGSFSSAAAGRLVDRYGRPRVLLPALFVTIAGLVVMLVPHLGAVIPGLVIFTVGFFAAHAVASGWVGGRSTVLGV; from the coding sequence GTGACTGACCCGCACATATCGCCTGCCGCGCACACGCGGGGGACACCCGGTTTCCGCCGGGCCACCGGGGCGCTCTTCGCCGCCGGGATGACCACGTTCATGACGCTGTACTGCGTCCAGGCCCTGCTGCCCGCCCTGTCCACCCACTTCGACCTGTCCCCCGCGGCCTCGTCACTGACCATCTCGGTCTCGACCGCCGCCATGGCCGTCGCCGTGGTGCCGCTGACCGCCCTCTCCGACGCGTGGAGCAGGACCGGGATGATGAGCCTGGCGCTGGGCGCGGCGGCGCTGCTCGGCATCGCGGCGGCCTTCGCGCCCAACTACCCGACGCTGCTGGTCTTCCGGGTCCTCCAGGGCCTCGCGCTCGCCGGGCTCCAGGCAACGGCGATGTCGTACCTGGCCGAGGAGGTGCACCGCGAGTCGCTCGGCCAGGCCATGGGGCTCTATGTGGCGGGCAACGGCATCGGCGGGATGGCGGGCCGCCTCGTCGCCGACGGGGTGCTGGACCTGACCGGCAGCTGGCGCTGGGCCATCGGCGCGGTCGGCGCGGTGGCCGCCGTGGCCGCCGGGGTCTTCCATCTGACGGTGCCCGCCTCCGTACGCTTCGTCCGCCGGGAGGCCAGGCCGCGCGCGCTGGCGTCCGCGATCGGACGGGCGCTGCCGGACGGCGCCCTGCTCAGGCTCTATCTGATCGGCTTCGTGGCGATGGCCGCGTTCGTCACCGTCTACAACTACCTCGGGTTCCGGCTCATCGAGGCACCGTTCAACCTGTCCCAGACGACGGCGGGGCTGCTCTTCATCGCGTACACCGCGGGTTCGTTCTCGTCGGCCGCCGCCGGCCGGCTGGTCGACCGGTACGGCCGCCCCCGCGTGCTGCTGCCCGCGCTGTTCGTCACGATCGCGGGGCTCGTGGTGATGCTCGTACCGCACCTCGGCGCCGTCATCCCCGGCCTGGTGATCTTCACCGTGGGCTTCTTCGCGGCCCACGCGGTGGCCAGCGGCTGGGTCGGCGGGCGGTCCACCGTGCTGGGGGTGTAG
- a CDS encoding cupredoxin domain-containing protein, whose translation MLTRTRRPRVAVAAAALCMLTAVTSCSDSGSKSSSPSSTTPTTAASTASGKGTQITIKNFKFTPAALSVAPGTKITVTNKDSTTHTLTATGKKAFDTGDIAAGKTVTFTAPSAKGKYPYICTIHQYMKGSLTVS comes from the coding sequence ATGCTCACCCGTACCCGCAGACCGCGTGTGGCGGTCGCCGCAGCGGCGCTGTGCATGCTGACCGCCGTCACCAGCTGTTCGGACAGCGGGTCGAAGTCCTCTTCGCCGTCGTCCACCACGCCCACGACCGCTGCCTCCACGGCGAGCGGCAAGGGCACCCAGATCACGATCAAGAACTTCAAGTTCACGCCCGCCGCCCTGTCCGTCGCCCCGGGGACGAAGATCACGGTGACGAACAAGGACTCGACGACCCACACCCTGACGGCCACCGGCAAGAAGGCGTTCGACACGGGTGACATCGCCGCCGGGAAGACAGTCACCTTCACGGCGCCGTCCGCCAAGGGCAAGTACCCCTACATCTGCACCATCCACCAGTACATGAAGGGCTCGCTCACGGTCAGCTGA
- a CDS encoding ferritin-like domain-containing protein — protein sequence MSSSRGSWELPISEGEMSRLTGEMDEAHRATLPVMAASARDLSTELKDLEASGPDPVHEERVHVARRRFLAGAGASAAMLALAACGGKSDTSPTGGSASGSPSTGASASSSGGAGKYTGDLKVVALAVALENQAVAAYQAALKAANAGKLGKVPPAVATFIQTAMAQHKDHANAWNGVLSSAGKPKITGVPLSSQPAVTKALGQVKDVTGVAKLALQLEDQATETYVFATFNVKSMGGVNTAATIAPVEAMHAAILHYVLGQYPVPDAFIGTKKAASPSLLTV from the coding sequence ATGAGCAGCAGCAGGGGCAGCTGGGAGCTGCCGATCAGCGAGGGCGAGATGTCCCGTCTGACGGGCGAGATGGACGAGGCGCACCGGGCCACCCTGCCCGTCATGGCCGCGTCCGCCCGCGACCTGTCGACGGAGCTGAAGGACCTGGAGGCCTCCGGTCCCGACCCGGTCCACGAAGAGCGTGTGCACGTGGCGCGCCGCCGCTTCCTGGCCGGCGCCGGTGCGTCCGCGGCCATGCTGGCGCTCGCCGCGTGCGGCGGGAAGTCGGACACCTCGCCGACCGGTGGAAGCGCGTCCGGCTCCCCGTCGACCGGCGCTTCGGCGTCCTCGTCGGGCGGGGCCGGCAAGTACACCGGTGACCTGAAGGTCGTCGCCCTGGCGGTGGCCCTGGAGAACCAGGCCGTCGCCGCCTACCAGGCCGCTCTCAAGGCGGCCAACGCGGGCAAGCTCGGCAAGGTGCCGCCGGCGGTCGCGACGTTCATCCAGACCGCGATGGCGCAGCACAAGGACCACGCCAACGCGTGGAACGGCGTGCTCTCCAGCGCGGGCAAGCCCAAGATCACCGGTGTGCCGCTCTCCAGCCAGCCCGCTGTCACCAAGGCGCTCGGCCAGGTCAAGGACGTCACCGGGGTGGCCAAGCTGGCTCTCCAGCTGGAGGACCAGGCCACCGAGACCTATGTGTTCGCGACGTTCAACGTCAAGAGCATGGGCGGGGTGAACACGGCGGCGACCATCGCTCCGGTCGAGGCCATGCACGCGGCGATCCTGCACTATGTGCTGGGCCAGTACCCGGTGCCGGACGCCTTCATCGGTACGAAGAAGGCCGCAAGCCCCAGCCTGCTGACGGTCTGA
- a CDS encoding ferritin-like domain-containing protein produces MGTDHIDTGLLKELTEQSQDLNSDALRVTNSALADFAETAESSSRRWWQRRGTLLGAAGAATLLGAGRAAAASSTDVMALQTAASIENLAVSVYHTAAGLPFIKTGNKTVLAFITKTAQQHTAHAQAFNAAAKKAGGKEQTGTDPKYAAVVKKTLPTIKTPADVVKLAITLEDVAAQTYTKNIGQVHDTNLRQLFASVAPVEAQHRATLLAVQALLADGKTNLIAIPTDVAKLPANIGSVGFPDAFYPTKMASPVSEGAVK; encoded by the coding sequence ATGGGTACCGATCACATCGACACCGGGTTGTTGAAGGAGCTGACCGAGCAGTCGCAGGATTTGAACAGCGACGCGCTCCGGGTGACGAACTCCGCTCTGGCGGATTTCGCCGAAACGGCCGAATCTTCGAGCCGCCGCTGGTGGCAGCGCCGGGGGACTCTGCTGGGAGCCGCGGGTGCGGCGACCCTGCTGGGTGCCGGACGCGCCGCGGCCGCGTCGAGCACTGACGTCATGGCACTTCAGACAGCTGCTTCGATCGAGAACCTGGCGGTGAGCGTGTACCACACCGCTGCCGGGCTGCCGTTCATCAAGACCGGCAACAAGACCGTGCTGGCCTTCATCACGAAGACGGCGCAGCAGCACACCGCACACGCCCAGGCGTTCAACGCCGCCGCCAAGAAGGCCGGCGGCAAGGAGCAGACGGGCACGGACCCGAAGTACGCGGCGGTCGTCAAGAAGACCCTGCCGACGATCAAGACCCCGGCGGACGTGGTCAAGCTGGCCATCACGCTGGAGGACGTCGCGGCGCAGACGTACACCAAGAACATCGGGCAGGTCCACGACACGAACCTGCGGCAGCTCTTCGCCTCGGTCGCGCCGGTCGAGGCCCAGCACCGGGCCACGCTGCTGGCCGTGCAGGCCCTGCTGGCCGACGGGAAGACGAACCTCATCGCGATCCCCACGGACGTGGCGAAGCTTCCCGCCAACATCGGCAGCGTCGGCTTCCCGGACGCCTTCTACCCCACCAAGATGGCTTCGCCGGTCAGTGAAGGGGCCGTCAAATGA
- a CDS encoding aldehyde dehydrogenase family protein, whose translation MQPTEKPAEAVARLRATFRTGRTRTLSWRTEQLHGLRAMLTGHRQELAAALHADLGKSEREAFRTEIDFTVREIDHTLERLEGWLRPEPVDVPEHLGGASAWTVLDPLGVVLVIAPWNYPLQLLLAPVAGALAAGNCVVAKPSEVAPATSRAIAGLLPRYLDRDAVTVIEGAVPETTALLEEHFDHIFYTGNSTVGRIVMRAAAEHLTPVSLELGGKSPAFVDRGTDLAAVAARLVSTKFLNAGQTCVAPDYVLTDPATARELEGALASAVRELFGADPATSGDYGRIINERHFDRLTGLLGSGRVVVGGDSDRAQRYLAPTVLAEVAPGSPVMAEEIFGPILPVVEVDGLDEAIAFINDRDKPLALYAFTESVLTRDRLTTETSSGGLGFGLPVAHLTVPDLPFGGVGESGMGRYHGRYSLETFSHRKAVLDKPLG comes from the coding sequence GTGCAGCCCACCGAGAAGCCCGCCGAAGCCGTCGCCCGGCTGCGTGCCACCTTCCGTACCGGCCGGACCAGGACGCTGTCCTGGCGCACCGAGCAGCTGCACGGCCTGCGGGCGATGCTGACCGGGCACCGCCAGGAGCTGGCCGCCGCGCTCCACGCCGACCTGGGCAAGAGCGAGCGCGAAGCGTTCCGCACGGAGATCGACTTCACCGTGCGCGAGATCGACCACACCCTGGAACGGCTGGAGGGCTGGCTGCGGCCCGAGCCCGTCGACGTACCGGAACACCTCGGCGGGGCGAGCGCCTGGACGGTGCTGGACCCGCTGGGGGTCGTCCTGGTCATCGCCCCCTGGAACTATCCGCTCCAGCTGCTCCTGGCCCCGGTGGCCGGGGCGCTCGCCGCGGGCAACTGCGTCGTCGCCAAGCCCAGTGAAGTGGCCCCCGCCACCTCGCGGGCCATCGCCGGGCTGCTGCCGCGCTATCTCGACCGCGACGCGGTGACCGTGATCGAGGGAGCGGTACCGGAGACCACTGCCCTGCTCGAAGAGCACTTCGACCACATCTTCTACACCGGCAACAGCACCGTGGGCCGCATCGTGATGCGCGCCGCCGCCGAGCATCTGACGCCGGTGTCGCTGGAACTGGGCGGCAAGTCACCGGCGTTCGTCGACCGGGGCACGGACCTCGCGGCGGTGGCCGCCCGGCTCGTCTCGACCAAGTTCCTCAACGCGGGCCAGACCTGCGTCGCCCCGGACTACGTCCTCACCGACCCCGCGACCGCCCGGGAGCTGGAGGGCGCGCTGGCCTCGGCCGTACGCGAGCTGTTCGGCGCCGACCCGGCCACCTCCGGCGACTACGGCCGGATCATCAACGAACGCCACTTCGACCGGCTGACCGGTCTGCTCGGCTCGGGGCGGGTCGTGGTCGGCGGCGACAGCGACCGTGCGCAGCGCTATCTGGCACCCACCGTGCTCGCCGAAGTGGCGCCCGGCTCACCGGTGATGGCCGAGGAGATCTTCGGGCCGATCCTGCCCGTCGTCGAGGTCGACGGGCTGGACGAGGCCATCGCGTTCATCAACGACCGGGACAAGCCGCTGGCGCTGTACGCGTTCACGGAGTCGGTACTGACCCGCGACCGGCTCACCACGGAGACCTCGTCGGGCGGCCTCGGCTTCGGCCTGCCGGTGGCCCATCTCACCGTGCCCGACCTGCCGTTCGGCGGGGTGGGCGAGAGTGGGATGGGCCGCTACCACGGCCGGTACTCACTGGAGACGTTCAGTCACCGCAAGGCGGTCCTGGACAAGCCGCTCGGCTGA
- a CDS encoding class IV adenylate cyclase — protein MAQHEYEAKFLEIDADAVRDRLRAAGAERAFDKTMFTRLIFENDAVQGEQWLRLRDEGGKTTLTLKQVTDATHINGTTEIEIEVNGLERTAELLAALGLRQVRYQQNYREEWQLDGVTYDFDTWPDLPTFLEIESSSEEAVRKAVASVGLDYTEARFGSIDLIYTSERGRDILAEPTLLFA, from the coding sequence GTGGCCCAGCACGAATACGAAGCCAAGTTCCTGGAGATCGACGCGGACGCCGTACGCGACCGCCTGCGAGCGGCCGGGGCCGAGCGGGCTTTCGACAAGACCATGTTCACCCGCCTGATCTTCGAGAACGACGCCGTCCAGGGCGAGCAGTGGCTGCGCCTGCGTGACGAGGGCGGCAAGACCACGCTCACGCTCAAGCAGGTCACCGACGCCACCCACATCAACGGCACCACGGAGATCGAGATCGAGGTGAACGGCCTGGAGCGGACCGCGGAACTCCTCGCGGCCCTGGGCCTGCGTCAGGTCCGGTACCAGCAGAACTACCGCGAGGAATGGCAGCTCGACGGCGTCACCTACGACTTCGATACCTGGCCGGACCTCCCCACCTTCCTGGAGATCGAGAGCAGCTCCGAAGAGGCCGTACGCAAGGCGGTGGCCTCGGTCGGACTCGACTACACCGAGGCCCGCTTCGGCAGTATCGATCTGATCTACACGAGCGAGCGGGGCAGGGACATCCTCGCCGAACCCACTCTGCTCTTCGCCTGA
- a CDS encoding radical SAM protein, whose translation MTGPTPARSLPPGHRLAMPKEQRHMFQHRALRNVSDDVPIHVSMDRTLRVKVIDACGMTCTFCHNEGTPVSADNHPRWPERFTPTGPSGRTSLYAATNGARFTSAPVIPDEAFRGALTQLRDALDFDEVHLTGGEPTLHPKLPQIVALARQAGYSASVTSNGENGVRSLSGCVDAGLRHVNFSIFGTTPDELAQVQSTRFRVRALAARKIEALEDSIRVAVSLGIGVRANVVIPDHTHVQRVHRLLEKYSPRLSVRILTSLADGDASLDAVDLLLAELGAVPQEVRLIAGTSGFRITYQLPSGRQLVVKHIRSLRLPDTCTGCRFNNSVDCHEGYYGVRLYRDPDGTFHVGVCIQRMDLCLPVEEFVDSDACTEIRKMREQDLHDLTA comes from the coding sequence TTGACCGGGCCCACCCCAGCCAGATCCCTCCCTCCAGGCCACCGGCTTGCCATGCCGAAGGAGCAACGTCACATGTTCCAGCACCGCGCTTTACGGAACGTCAGCGATGACGTTCCCATCCATGTCTCGATGGACCGGACACTGCGCGTCAAAGTCATCGACGCATGCGGTATGACGTGCACGTTCTGCCATAACGAGGGAACTCCGGTCAGCGCCGACAACCACCCGCGCTGGCCCGAACGTTTCACCCCGACAGGCCCCTCGGGGCGAACCTCCCTTTACGCCGCCACCAATGGGGCCCGCTTCACCAGCGCCCCCGTCATCCCGGACGAGGCGTTCCGCGGCGCCCTCACTCAACTCCGCGACGCACTGGACTTCGACGAGGTCCACCTCACCGGCGGGGAACCGACCCTGCACCCCAAGCTGCCGCAGATCGTCGCGCTCGCACGGCAGGCCGGCTACTCGGCCAGTGTCACCTCGAACGGTGAGAACGGTGTGAGGTCCTTGTCCGGCTGCGTGGACGCCGGGCTTCGACATGTCAACTTCTCGATCTTCGGCACTACCCCTGACGAGCTTGCGCAGGTTCAGAGCACACGGTTCAGGGTGCGGGCACTGGCAGCGCGCAAGATCGAAGCGCTGGAGGACTCGATCCGCGTCGCTGTGTCGCTCGGCATCGGAGTGCGGGCGAACGTCGTCATCCCCGATCACACCCACGTACAGCGGGTCCACCGGCTGCTGGAGAAGTACTCGCCGAGATTATCCGTGCGCATACTGACGTCGCTGGCTGACGGTGATGCGTCCCTTGACGCCGTCGATCTCCTCCTGGCCGAGCTTGGTGCCGTCCCACAGGAAGTCCGGCTGATCGCAGGTACGTCAGGCTTCCGCATCACCTATCAGCTTCCATCGGGCCGGCAGCTCGTGGTGAAGCACATCCGTTCCCTGCGGCTGCCCGATACATGTACCGGCTGCAGGTTCAACAACAGCGTTGACTGTCATGAGGGTTACTACGGGGTGCGCCTTTACCGCGATCCGGACGGCACCTTCCACGTCGGCGTGTGTATTCAGCGCATGGACCTGTGCCTGCCCGTGGAAGAGTTCGTGGACAGCGACGCGTGCACCGAGATCAGGAAGATGCGCGAGCAGGACCTGCATGACCTGACCGCGTAG
- a CDS encoding transcriptional regulator codes for MSRPIGNTRLKAARVAAGYNSQQALADAITSDAPQLGIRGLAVGVRQVRRWESDNPPWPQPDVRRVLTHLLGQDAEDLGFTAPWGSGQHPDGQPRPISKARSMPGTRLATVPTQSVAITQPTSVGANFEAVTRSHRHLYWSVAPATLHPAILEHARLGCALLPETVEPARHRLAAALAESYLLAGRIEFFDLRQPDQAGDTLLRALQAAGEADDPLLGSAILAHTAFIPGWAGERETAVERMVAARTYARRGPASAEFHAWLDAVEAECETRCGNTRTALNLISHAEDILTAGSEHTTPVWMDWFGPARLAAFKGNTQLKAGHLPQARETLQQVLEDLPPESAKQRTVVLGDLAAVAAADSNPQEACHYAGQALDQLAATWYATGMDRVREVRRTLAPWQNEQCVRDFDDRLYDWGTTVSALQR; via the coding sequence ATGTCCCGTCCCATAGGCAACACTCGCCTCAAAGCCGCCCGGGTGGCGGCTGGTTACAACTCGCAGCAGGCCCTCGCGGACGCCATCACGAGCGACGCGCCGCAACTCGGCATCCGGGGGCTGGCCGTTGGTGTCCGCCAGGTCCGGCGGTGGGAGTCCGACAATCCGCCGTGGCCCCAGCCGGACGTCCGTCGCGTACTCACCCATCTGCTGGGTCAGGACGCCGAAGATCTCGGCTTCACCGCTCCCTGGGGCTCAGGACAACATCCGGACGGTCAGCCCCGCCCGATCTCGAAGGCCCGTTCCATGCCCGGCACGCGCCTGGCGACGGTGCCCACCCAATCCGTCGCGATCACACAACCGACCAGCGTCGGAGCCAACTTCGAAGCCGTGACCCGTTCCCATCGGCACTTGTACTGGTCCGTCGCGCCGGCCACGCTGCACCCCGCGATCCTGGAACACGCGCGGCTGGGCTGCGCGCTTCTGCCCGAGACGGTCGAACCCGCCAGGCACCGGCTCGCAGCCGCACTCGCCGAGTCCTACCTGCTGGCAGGCCGCATTGAATTCTTCGACCTCCGCCAACCCGACCAGGCCGGAGACACGTTGCTGCGCGCCCTCCAGGCCGCCGGTGAGGCGGACGATCCGCTCCTGGGTTCAGCCATCCTCGCGCACACGGCCTTCATCCCGGGCTGGGCAGGCGAGCGCGAGACGGCAGTGGAGCGGATGGTGGCGGCCCGCACCTACGCCCGCCGCGGCCCCGCATCCGCAGAGTTCCACGCCTGGCTGGACGCCGTCGAAGCCGAGTGCGAGACCCGCTGCGGCAACACCCGTACCGCTCTGAACCTCATCAGCCACGCCGAGGACATCCTCACCGCCGGTTCCGAGCACACCACTCCCGTGTGGATGGACTGGTTCGGCCCCGCCCGCCTGGCGGCCTTCAAGGGCAACACCCAGCTCAAAGCAGGCCACCTCCCTCAGGCCCGCGAGACCCTTCAGCAGGTCCTCGAAGACCTGCCGCCCGAGTCGGCCAAGCAACGCACCGTCGTCCTCGGAGACCTGGCCGCGGTGGCAGCGGCCGACAGCAATCCGCAGGAGGCATGCCACTACGCCGGCCAGGCCCTCGACCAGCTCGCCGCCACCTGGTACGCCACAGGCATGGACCGCGTGCGCGAAGTGCGGCGCACGCTCGCTCCGTGGCAGAACGAGCAGTGCGTCCGGGACTTCGACGACCGGCTCTACGACTGGGGGACGACGGTCAGCGCTCTCCAGCGTTGA
- a CDS encoding HAD family hydrolase, giving the protein MIRAVVFDVGECLVDETREYGTWADWLGVPRHTFAAMFGAVIAQGRDYRETFQEFRPGFDLAEERDRRAEAGKPEWFGEDDLYPDVRPTLAGLREAGLWVGIAGNQTVRAGGLLRGLDLPSDLIATSDDWGASKPDVKFFEHVIEATPAEPGEILYVGDRLDNDIRPAVQAGLLTALIRRGPWGRIQQRDPDAAAITTMRIDSLAELPERIAGFNAGER; this is encoded by the coding sequence ATGATTCGCGCTGTGGTGTTCGATGTCGGTGAGTGTCTTGTGGACGAGACCCGTGAGTACGGGACCTGGGCTGACTGGCTGGGGGTGCCGCGGCATACCTTTGCGGCCATGTTCGGGGCGGTCATCGCGCAGGGGCGGGATTACCGTGAGACGTTCCAGGAGTTCCGGCCGGGGTTCGACCTGGCCGAGGAGCGGGACAGGCGTGCGGAGGCCGGTAAGCCGGAGTGGTTCGGCGAGGACGATCTCTATCCGGATGTGCGGCCGACGCTGGCCGGGCTGCGCGAGGCTGGTCTCTGGGTCGGCATCGCCGGCAATCAGACGGTGCGGGCCGGGGGTCTGTTGCGTGGGTTGGATCTGCCGTCCGATCTCATCGCCACGAGTGATGACTGGGGTGCGTCGAAGCCGGACGTGAAGTTTTTCGAGCACGTCATCGAGGCGACGCCTGCCGAGCCGGGCGAGATTCTGTACGTCGGCGACCGGCTCGACAACGACATCCGCCCGGCCGTGCAGGCGGGGCTGCTGACGGCGCTGATCCGGCGGGGCCCGTGGGGCAGGATCCAGCAGCGTGATCCGGACGCGGCTGCGATCACCACGATGCGGATCGATTCGCTGGCGGAGCTGCCGGAGAGGATCGCCGGGTTCAACGCTGGAGAGCGCTGA